One part of the Lotus japonicus ecotype B-129 chromosome 2, LjGifu_v1.2 genome encodes these proteins:
- the LOC130738965 gene encoding uncharacterized protein LOC130738965 produces MVVTTSISIIPSSSSFLSDSPSTSSTSSPTRNRAFPSLNRTLLAGFPTAPVSKSILRFRASSSASTQEENGSPEQFLQNNSIADFMRFKRGVRGGGSGDLQTALVSYRKKFPWSILQPFLQVDLVSTIHIADEEYFLALQKELESYDCVLYEMVASRESLENKRNFTVTTRLKGSRSKGFNILGCIQRQMARILTLDFQLDCLNYQSPNWYHADLDYETFKLLQLEKGESLFSFAKEMTLKSTKAILQSASIPEDLDPWRSKLLWASRVLPMPLVGLLIIGGVCADVGTQASEYPEIEALSRLDFSAAMKVFLAKRLTSEFTQITADVEEKSVIIGERNRVALETLRRAMDEGHNRIAILYGGGHMPDLGRRLREEFDLVPSSVRWVTAWSIRKRDLNTNSFPFLKTMAKASGWPLNRYQTLALLIFSSVLALDLWFWELFFGTAVNWVSEVGSEFLQYVDNSQMI; encoded by the exons atggTGGTAACAACTTCAATCTCAATCATCCCATCATCCTCTTCATTTCTCTCAGATTCTCCATCCacttcttcaacttcttctcCAACCAGAAACAGAGCCTTCCCTTCTTTAAACCGAACTCTCCTTGCTGGATTCCCAACAGCACCCGTTTCCAAATCAATCCTCAGATTCAGAGCCTCTTCTTCGGCTTCAACACAGGAAGAAAATGGGTCGCCGGAACAGTTCCTGCAGAACAATTCCATTGCTGATTTCATGCGGTTCAAGCGTGGGGTtcgtggtggtggtagtggcgattTGCAGACGGCTCTAGTTAGCTACCGGAAGAAATTCCCTTGGTCTATTTTGCAACCTTTTCTTCAG GTTGACTTGGTTTCAACAATTCACATCGCTGATGAGGA GTATTTTCTGGCCCTCCAAAAGGAGCTTGAGTCCTATGATTGTGTCCTTTATGAAATGGTAGCTAGCAGGGAAAGTTTAGAGAATAAAAGAAACTTTACTGTGACAACAAGGTTAAAAGGATCACGCTCAAAGGGTTTTAACATTTTGGGATGCATCCAAAGACAGATGGCTCGAATTCTCACGCTTGATTTCCAATTAGATTGTCTCAATTACCAGTCTCCAAATTGGTACCATGCAGATCTTGATTATGAGACTTTCAAATTACTTCAG CTTGAAAAAGGTGaaagtttattttcttttgcaaAAGAGATGACTCTTAAATCTACAAAGGCAATATTGCAGTCTGCTTCAATTCCAGAAGATCTTGACCCGTGGAGATCCAAGCTTTTATGGGCTTCACGTGTACTTCCTATGCCGCTTGTTGGCCTTCTTATCATTGGAGGCGTCTGTGCGGATGTGGGAACACAAGCATCAGAGTATCCTGAAATAGAGGCATTGTCAAGGCTTGATTTTAGTGCTGCCATGAAGGTGTTCCTTGCAAAGAGACTAACATCTGA GTTCACACAAATTACAGCAGATGTAGAAGAGAAATCTGTTATAATTGGAGAAAGAAATAGAGTTGCATTAGAGACCCTCAGAAGGGCAATGGACGAGGGACACAACAGGATTGCAATACTTTACGGGGGTGGCCATATGCCGGATCTCGGGAGGCGATTAAGGGAGGAGTTTGATTTAGTCCCATCTAGTGTGCGGTGGGTAACAGCTTGGTCTATAAGGAAAAGGGACCTAAATACAAATTCATTTCCATTTCTGAAGACTATGGCCAAGGCCTCTGGTTGGCCATTGAACCGCTATCAGACCCTGGCATTGCTCATCTTTTCGTCGGTTTTAGCATTGGATCTGTGGTTTTGGGAGCTCTTCTTTGGCACCGCAGTGAATTGGGTCTCTGAAGTTGGCTCCGAATTTCTTCAGTATGTTGATAATTCACAGATGATATGA